One window of the Alicyclobacillus vulcanalis genome contains the following:
- a CDS encoding cobalamin B12-binding domain-containing protein: MKYQVLKLVEALLDGDEERAWEVVRTNAQSGANSAYIFDVLLRNAMVQIGQLWEMNAISVADEHLASAICERLVARYRDTYLQEPERPSRGKVMLFCVEGEEHDLGLKMVAAAFEESGYETRLYGRNLPLEYARLAALRWHPDIIGISVTIVYHLPKLKSYIHAFESLAYRPQIVVGGRLASMYDLRPYVGPKTLIIADITDLQAWLNQPRAMPTSSHWGAKER; encoded by the coding sequence TTGAAGTATCAGGTCCTCAAGCTGGTGGAAGCCCTTCTCGACGGGGATGAAGAGCGGGCGTGGGAAGTCGTTCGAACAAACGCCCAAAGTGGCGCCAACAGCGCCTACATTTTCGATGTCCTCTTGCGAAATGCGATGGTGCAGATAGGGCAGCTTTGGGAAATGAACGCCATCTCTGTTGCGGACGAGCACCTCGCATCCGCCATCTGCGAACGGCTGGTTGCCAGATACCGCGACACCTACTTGCAGGAGCCCGAGCGCCCTTCGCGCGGCAAAGTGATGCTTTTCTGCGTGGAAGGCGAGGAGCATGATCTCGGCCTGAAGATGGTTGCGGCCGCATTCGAAGAGTCAGGCTACGAAACGCGGCTGTACGGCAGGAACCTTCCCCTGGAATACGCCCGGCTTGCCGCGCTACGGTGGCACCCGGACATTATTGGCATTTCGGTCACGATTGTCTATCACCTGCCGAAATTGAAATCGTACATTCACGCGTTCGAGTCGCTCGCCTATCGGCCGCAGATTGTCGTCGGAGGGCGACTCGCCAGCATGTACGACCTCCGACCGTACGTAGGGCCAAAGACGTTGATCATTGCGGACATCACGGACCTGCAGGCGTGGTTGAACCAGCCGCGCGCGATGCCAACATCGTCGCACTGGGGAGCTAAAGAAAGATGA
- a CDS encoding GtrA family protein: MEARDPMKKTTTPPERAHGRRGLTKQMAVFGAVGVMNTAVDALAFFALAAWLHVPSAAAQVVSYACGMANSFVWNRGLTFRAGAFRWSELARFVAVGGLSMVLSAAGMWALARADWPLVAAKALVTLGTLCLNFVGSKWWVWRHATGQADAAL; encoded by the coding sequence ATGGAGGCGCGTGACCCGATGAAGAAGACCACGACGCCGCCTGAACGGGCGCATGGGCGCCGCGGTCTGACCAAACAAATGGCCGTATTTGGCGCCGTGGGTGTGATGAACACGGCTGTGGACGCGCTGGCCTTCTTCGCGCTAGCAGCGTGGCTTCATGTCCCCTCCGCTGCCGCCCAAGTGGTATCCTATGCCTGTGGAATGGCGAACAGTTTCGTGTGGAACCGCGGTTTGACCTTTCGCGCCGGGGCGTTCCGCTGGTCGGAACTCGCCCGATTCGTCGCCGTGGGCGGCCTCTCCATGGTCCTTTCCGCCGCAGGCATGTGGGCGCTCGCGCGGGCGGATTGGCCGCTCGTCGCCGCGAAGGCCTTGGTGACCCTGGGCACGTTGTGCCTTAATTTTGTCGGATCGAAATGGTGGGTGTGGCGCCATGCCACTGGACAAGCAGACGCAGCTCTATGA
- a CDS encoding globin family protein — protein sequence MMDAAEMEWARSVVESMYADHPELYDRYGERGREKCLEDNLHHVRHLRTCYELQDARFFVDYARWLDGILRAHGMETEHLLDNFRRMLDTVASVSSLSAAERTWYTSCLHQACEMLRVRQEG from the coding sequence GTGATGGACGCGGCCGAGATGGAATGGGCGCGGTCCGTGGTGGAGTCGATGTACGCGGACCATCCGGAGCTCTACGACCGGTACGGCGAGCGCGGGCGCGAGAAGTGCCTGGAGGACAACCTCCATCACGTGCGCCACTTGCGCACGTGCTACGAGCTTCAGGACGCTCGGTTTTTTGTGGACTACGCGCGGTGGCTGGATGGCATCCTCAGGGCGCACGGCATGGAGACCGAGCACCTTTTGGACAACTTTCGCCGGATGCTCGACACCGTGGCTTCCGTTTCGTCGCTCAGCGCCGCAGAGCGAACATGGTACACGTCCTGCCTTCATCAAGCATGTGAGATGCTTCGTGTCAGACAGGAGGGATAG
- a CDS encoding antibiotic biosynthesis monooxygenase family protein, producing MYVVHSTIEVSSDWLDDVVALYQERSRLVDRWPGFISFALLQNEHRPNELTIQLVWQSKTHYLAWARSEDFRRVHERERELAAHGFPHPRPVVRKYEVVAT from the coding sequence ATGTATGTGGTCCATTCCACGATTGAGGTTTCAAGCGACTGGTTGGACGATGTCGTGGCGCTGTACCAAGAGCGATCCCGCCTGGTCGACCGGTGGCCGGGCTTTATCTCCTTTGCGCTCTTGCAGAACGAACATCGCCCCAACGAGCTGACGATACAGTTGGTGTGGCAGTCGAAAACGCACTATCTCGCGTGGGCGAGGAGCGAGGACTTTCGGCGCGTGCACGAACGCGAGCGCGAACTTGCGGCACATGGGTTTCCGCATCCTCGGCCCGTGGTGCGCAAGTACGAGGTGGTGGCGACGTGA
- a CDS encoding DUF420 domain-containing protein: MLAIVFSYINEACILLSVACFIVGWIQIRRHRVRVHRRWMLRGVTFAALFFIIYALKTVLLGDNEFGGPKSVRPFYYGFLQVHSVLATVAAILGIITLVYASRARFSRHRKIAPWTLVTWFVTAATGLVVFILLYIVYTPGQAAGLLYSYLGR, from the coding sequence GTGTTGGCCATCGTGTTTTCGTACATCAACGAGGCCTGCATCTTGCTCAGCGTGGCCTGCTTCATCGTCGGGTGGATCCAGATTCGGCGGCACCGCGTGCGCGTCCACCGGCGCTGGATGCTCCGCGGCGTGACGTTCGCAGCCCTGTTCTTTATCATCTACGCCTTGAAGACCGTGCTCCTCGGGGACAACGAGTTTGGCGGCCCGAAGTCCGTGCGGCCGTTCTACTACGGCTTCCTCCAAGTTCACTCGGTGCTCGCCACCGTGGCGGCCATTCTCGGCATCATCACGCTCGTGTACGCATCCAGGGCCAGGTTCTCGCGCCACCGCAAGATTGCGCCCTGGACGCTCGTCACCTGGTTTGTAACCGCAGCCACGGGGCTCGTGGTGTTCATCCTCCTCTATATCGTCTACACGCCGGGCCAGGCGGCGGGGCTTCTCTACTCCTATCTAGGCCGTTAA
- a CDS encoding chemotaxis protein CheB, translated as MSPHHGSGQGSGQGPLFVVGIGASAGGLEALTSLFDKLAPDTGMAFVVIQHLSPNYRSFMAELLGAHTSMRVVPAEDGMPLEPNTVYLNPPRKNVFVSEGRLVVQDYLTVKGELHLPIDGCLESIAEYAGERAVGVILSGTGSDGSRGIQRVKQKGGRVFVQDETAKFDGMPKSAIATGAVDAVLPPEGIARELERLAHGEERTWVPIPVPPASDPEGGEDLLDDAGYEELLEILKSATGIDYTVYKRDGVMRRLRRRMGIENISDVHQYLEALRQNPQAVEALHKDLLIGVTSFFRDPQAFQVIFQEVLPQIFANRQAEREVRVWVAGCSTGEEAYSLAILLQEFMESIGQIYNVKIFATDLDRDAITFASNGVYGPEVENQVSPERLHRFFVPSERGYRVKPEIRKMIIFAPHNITKDPPFINTDLISCRNMIIYLQREVQEKVLSLFHFALHPKGFLFLGPSESIGRMASSFVPVNTKWNIYQHHGAAHPNRRPVVPPVTIPVKASTLPASHAAERRSEAEVWTPPRHADPHVDELYRVFVEEHFPPCVVIDEKNDVVSLHGDVNRYLSLSSGRPSNNIHKMFPPSISVAIATGVSKLKKGSREVIYDRVKVNDAPNAPAVTLVIRPLSEKVDRFRSHALVLFRDPEPIDAAVYAADDVATSVSQRVIELERELQMYQEKLQVTVEELETSNEELQATNEEIVAANEELQSTNEELHSVNEELLTINAEYQMNIQQLTELTNDLDNFLASTEIGTLFLDRDLKVKRFTPALTKEFHLLDIDVGRPITHISHRLEYDEMIDDAKRVLDRGQPVEREVASKSGAWYAVRVLPYHTPDQAIKGVVFTFVDITKIKKMNEELRKLSYAVEQSPSIVVITDPEGRIEYVNPKFCECTGMTAEEALGRHLCELNEWEDETASFDEVWRKLQAGERWSGELPSRRKDGTLYWEQLSIVPVLDDAGRIIHYLKVAEDVTEFRYTEELLRKSEMLSAVGELAAGIAHEIRNPLTALKGFTKLILSGSHSDSYLEIMRGELDRIETIVNELLVLSKPQAVQIQRRNLADILRDVVMLLETQALLTHVDIELRMPEEPIELLCVENQLKQVFINLLKNAIEAMPNGGTIELSVERDGDHVVIRVRDEGVGIPQEKLAKLGEPFYTTKDKGTGLGLMVSFKIVEQHGGTIRYESKEGEGTTVTVRLPIDMNARVKCPQPGDSAPPQRTEDSDQGAVHA; from the coding sequence GTGTCCCCGCATCACGGATCAGGTCAGGGATCAGGTCAGGGGCCGCTCTTTGTCGTCGGGATCGGCGCGTCGGCGGGAGGGCTCGAAGCGTTGACGAGCCTGTTCGACAAGCTGGCGCCGGATACGGGCATGGCGTTCGTCGTGATTCAACACCTGTCCCCCAACTACCGCAGTTTCATGGCGGAGTTGTTGGGAGCGCATACGTCGATGCGCGTCGTGCCGGCCGAGGACGGGATGCCGCTTGAGCCCAACACGGTCTATCTCAATCCGCCGCGGAAGAACGTGTTCGTGTCCGAGGGCAGGCTGGTGGTCCAGGACTACCTCACGGTCAAGGGCGAGCTGCACCTGCCCATCGACGGTTGCCTCGAGTCCATCGCGGAGTACGCGGGCGAGAGGGCGGTGGGCGTCATCTTATCCGGCACGGGCAGCGACGGATCGCGCGGCATTCAGCGCGTGAAGCAGAAGGGCGGCCGCGTCTTCGTCCAGGACGAAACCGCCAAATTCGACGGCATGCCGAAGAGCGCCATCGCGACGGGTGCCGTCGATGCCGTCCTGCCGCCCGAGGGTATTGCGAGAGAACTGGAGCGGCTCGCGCACGGCGAGGAGAGAACGTGGGTGCCAATCCCTGTGCCTCCGGCGTCGGATCCCGAGGGCGGCGAAGATCTGTTGGACGACGCGGGCTATGAGGAGCTGCTCGAAATTCTCAAGTCCGCGACGGGCATCGATTACACCGTCTACAAGCGCGACGGCGTCATGCGGCGGTTGCGCCGGCGCATGGGCATCGAGAACATCTCGGACGTCCATCAGTATCTCGAGGCGCTGCGCCAGAATCCGCAGGCCGTGGAGGCGCTGCACAAGGACTTGCTCATCGGGGTCACCAGCTTCTTTCGGGACCCCCAGGCGTTTCAGGTCATCTTTCAAGAGGTCCTGCCGCAGATTTTCGCCAATCGCCAGGCCGAGCGAGAGGTTCGAGTCTGGGTGGCGGGCTGCTCGACGGGCGAAGAGGCGTATTCGCTCGCCATTCTCCTGCAGGAGTTCATGGAGTCGATAGGTCAAATTTACAACGTCAAGATCTTCGCCACGGATCTCGATCGCGACGCCATTACGTTTGCGTCGAACGGGGTGTACGGGCCCGAGGTTGAAAACCAGGTGTCACCGGAGCGGCTGCACCGGTTCTTCGTGCCGTCCGAGCGCGGCTACCGGGTGAAGCCCGAAATCCGCAAGATGATCATCTTTGCGCCGCACAACATCACGAAGGATCCGCCGTTCATCAACACGGATCTGATCTCGTGCCGCAACATGATCATCTACCTGCAGCGCGAGGTGCAGGAGAAGGTCCTGAGCCTCTTCCACTTCGCCCTGCACCCGAAGGGCTTTCTGTTTTTGGGGCCGAGCGAGAGCATCGGCCGCATGGCGAGCTCGTTTGTTCCGGTCAACACCAAGTGGAACATCTACCAACACCATGGGGCCGCTCACCCGAATCGGCGCCCCGTCGTGCCGCCCGTGACCATCCCGGTGAAGGCGAGCACCCTGCCCGCCTCGCACGCGGCGGAGCGCCGGTCCGAGGCCGAGGTCTGGACGCCCCCGCGGCACGCCGATCCACACGTGGACGAGCTGTACCGGGTGTTTGTTGAGGAACACTTTCCGCCCTGCGTCGTGATCGACGAGAAGAACGACGTCGTCTCCCTGCACGGCGACGTCAACCGCTACCTGTCGCTCTCGAGCGGCCGGCCGAGCAACAACATTCACAAAATGTTTCCGCCCTCCATCTCGGTGGCCATTGCGACGGGCGTGAGCAAGCTCAAGAAGGGCAGCCGCGAGGTCATTTACGATCGCGTCAAAGTGAACGATGCGCCCAACGCCCCCGCCGTCACGCTGGTCATCCGGCCGCTCTCCGAAAAGGTCGACCGGTTCCGGTCGCACGCGCTCGTTTTGTTCCGCGATCCTGAACCGATCGACGCGGCGGTGTATGCGGCGGACGACGTGGCCACAAGCGTGAGCCAGCGCGTGATCGAGCTGGAGCGCGAGCTCCAGATGTATCAGGAGAAGCTCCAGGTCACGGTCGAGGAGCTCGAGACGTCCAACGAGGAACTGCAGGCGACCAACGAGGAGATTGTCGCGGCGAACGAGGAGCTTCAGTCGACGAACGAGGAGCTGCACTCGGTCAACGAGGAACTCTTGACCATTAACGCCGAGTACCAGATGAATATCCAGCAGCTCACGGAGCTGACGAACGATCTCGACAACTTCCTGGCGAGCACGGAAATCGGCACGCTGTTTTTGGACCGCGATCTGAAAGTGAAGCGGTTCACGCCCGCCCTGACGAAGGAGTTCCACTTGCTCGACATCGACGTGGGCCGGCCCATCACGCACATCTCACACCGGCTCGAGTACGACGAGATGATCGACGACGCGAAGCGCGTGCTGGATCGCGGCCAGCCCGTGGAGCGCGAGGTGGCGTCGAAGAGCGGCGCCTGGTACGCGGTGCGCGTGCTTCCGTATCACACGCCGGACCAGGCGATCAAAGGCGTGGTGTTCACCTTCGTCGACATCACGAAAATCAAGAAGATGAACGAGGAGCTGCGCAAGCTGTCGTACGCGGTGGAACAGAGCCCGTCCATCGTCGTCATCACGGACCCCGAGGGGCGCATCGAGTACGTGAATCCGAAGTTTTGCGAGTGCACGGGGATGACGGCAGAGGAGGCGCTCGGCAGGCACCTTTGCGAGTTGAACGAGTGGGAGGACGAGACCGCGTCCTTCGACGAGGTGTGGCGCAAGCTGCAGGCCGGCGAGCGATGGTCCGGCGAGCTCCCGAGCCGGCGCAAGGACGGCACGCTCTACTGGGAGCAGCTCTCCATCGTCCCCGTCCTGGACGACGCAGGCCGCATCATTCACTACCTGAAAGTCGCGGAGGACGTGACCGAGTTCCGCTACACCGAGGAGCTGCTGCGCAAGTCGGAGATGCTGTCGGCCGTCGGGGAGCTAGCCGCCGGGATCGCCCACGAGATCCGCAATCCGCTGACGGCCCTGAAGGGGTTTACGAAGCTCATTCTGAGCGGATCGCACAGTGACTCGTACCTGGAGATCATGCGCGGGGAGCTCGATCGCATCGAGACCATCGTGAACGAGCTTTTGGTCTTGTCGAAGCCACAGGCGGTGCAGATCCAGCGCCGCAATCTCGCGGACATCCTGCGGGACGTCGTGATGCTGTTGGAGACGCAGGCGCTTCTGACGCACGTCGACATCGAGCTGCGCATGCCCGAGGAGCCCATCGAGCTGTTGTGCGTGGAGAACCAGCTCAAGCAGGTGTTCATCAACCTGTTGAAGAACGCCATCGAAGCCATGCCGAACGGCGGAACCATCGAGCTTTCGGTGGAGCGAGACGGCGATCACGTCGTGATCCGCGTCCGCGACGAAGGGGTGGGCATCCCGCAGGAGAAGTTGGCCAAACTGGGCGAGCCGTTTTACACCACCAAGGACAAGGGCACGGGTTTGGGGCTGATGGTGAGCTTCAAGATTGTGGAACAACACGGCGGGACCATCCGCTACGAGAGCAAGGAAGGGGAGGGGACGACGGTGACGGTGCGGTTGCCCATCGACATGAACGCGCGGGTCAAGTGCCCGCAGCCGGGCGACAGCGCTCCGCCTCAACGAACGGAGGACTCGGATCAGGGGGCCGTTCACGCGTGA
- a CDS encoding response regulator transcription factor: protein MPLDKQTQLYDPSKIRILVVDDEPSIVKFLEFGLRREGYAVQTAADGVEAIAKARDAMPHVCILDVMMPGPDGFEVCKMLKRMGHVAVILLTARDAIDDRVKGLMGGADDYVVKPFSFEELLARIHARVRSQFPQLLQQQEIGPFLIDDARKEIAFHGNPLKLSSTEYELLRYLVQNHGLVLSKAQILDHVWGYDFNGQDNIVEVYISALREKLGDRDRTLIRTLRGQGYRVDLP from the coding sequence ATGCCACTGGACAAGCAGACGCAGCTCTATGATCCGTCCAAGATTCGCATTCTCGTCGTGGACGACGAACCGAGCATTGTCAAGTTCCTCGAATTCGGTCTCCGGCGCGAAGGGTATGCCGTCCAGACGGCCGCTGACGGCGTCGAGGCCATCGCCAAGGCGCGGGACGCCATGCCGCACGTCTGCATTCTGGACGTGATGATGCCCGGACCAGACGGTTTTGAGGTTTGCAAGATGCTGAAGCGCATGGGCCATGTCGCGGTCATTTTGCTCACCGCGCGCGATGCCATTGACGATCGCGTCAAGGGGCTGATGGGCGGCGCCGACGACTACGTTGTCAAGCCGTTCAGCTTCGAGGAGCTCTTGGCGCGAATTCACGCGCGCGTGCGGAGTCAGTTTCCCCAGCTGCTTCAGCAGCAGGAGATTGGCCCATTCCTCATCGATGACGCGCGCAAGGAGATCGCGTTTCACGGCAACCCGCTGAAGCTCTCCTCGACCGAATATGAGCTTTTGCGCTACCTGGTGCAAAACCACGGGCTGGTGCTGAGCAAGGCCCAAATTCTCGACCACGTGTGGGGCTATGACTTCAACGGCCAGGACAACATCGTCGAAGTGTACATCAGCGCGCTGCGCGAGAAGCTCGGCGACAGGGACCGCACCCTGATTCGCACGCTGCGCGGCCAAGGCTACCG